The Melanotaenia boesemani isolate fMelBoe1 chromosome 8, fMelBoe1.pri, whole genome shotgun sequence DNA window aaaactacataaaagaaacaaaatgccATTTTTGACAGTAAAAGTAACTTAAATCCCTAACTGATTTAAATGGAAAACTTTTCCAAAGCAGGGGGATAACTTGTTGTATAATTTACATCGTTCTTACTTATTAaatctgacttcagtttgtactATGAGGCGAGTCACTTCAGGTGGCCAGGATTACaacacatgtggaaatgaacatgtatgtacattttaaataacttctATATCTTAAGAAGTTACTCTAATCATGATAATGATCTGTAAGTTATAACTATAAacatcattttacatttaaatgataaactggtgcaaaatcatttgtttttctccacaaatttcaggttgttcataatgttttctaaaaggatagtttgtaggttattatgctgttattaaACTGGCCCACTGGAGATGGCATTGCCCTGAATATGGCCCCTGTACTAAGATGAGTTTGACATCCCTGCTCTAAATGTTTCATGCTGGACAGAAGAGATAGAGACAGAAGTAGACTGAAGTAGAAGGATATGATCCACGGTGCTTTTCTGAGCaggaattttcctcttgtttgGTTCCTTGAAGAGTTCAAAGATGCTTTCTTCAGATctgatgaaagaaaacaaagttactACTGGTTCTGAAAAGTTTTCCATTACATCTTAAGATAAAACATGTAAACGACTGATAAATAAATGAGCTGAAAGCCTATAAAAGTGTTGCCATTAGACACTGAATAAACAGTTTTCAAAATAGAGATGTTATATTGTAAAACCTGTATTATTGCTAGTCAATAAAATCAATTTATCTCACTTGCACTTGATTTAAATAGTTATTAAACATCTCAAAATACAttcatttatcatcattttaATATGCTTTATGTATTTGATCAAAATACACAGTATGGTAGATATGTTTTGTAGGTCCCATTTCTGAAGGATAAgctattgatttattttacatatttgcaAGGCTGCTTCTAACATTGTTAAAATAACAAATGTCTTCTTGGTCACTCCTGGGATAACAGCTACACACAAAGGTCCTTGATGGCTCCTTGTCCTGCAGGGTCTACTTAGTGCCTGCCTGTCGCATCAATGATTTAGCTCATTTACTTCACTAGTGACACTGACACACTCCACATCTATCTCACCTTTTCCAGCGGCGGAAAGCAAAGAACAACAGGATGAGCAGATGAGCAGCCAGCAGGATCAAGTGGAAGTAGCGATTCAAGAAAAGCCACTCTGGCAGGAAGCGCCAGTTAACTGTCCACTTAAACATGAACTGGCGGCCAAGATCAAATGCCCGAGTTACATAACCAACGGGATTTTCTAAGAGGAATGGGAGGCCCAGCAAAAGCTGTggtataggaaaaaaaaagagagatggatataaatgttgtttaaatatAGTTGTGTAACAATATGCATgcctggttttatttaaagcaaatatttacCTGTATGCCTGCACAAAGTGAAAGTTTCGGGATTGTCCTGATCAGACCAAACTCTGACAGGAGAAGGAAAAGTAACCCAGGGGCAAAAAGAAGCACATTCATTTTCACAGATACTGCTAAACTgtcagaaagagaggaagatggAGTTGTAATTTCATCAAGTCACTTAGggtaaacatgaaaaacaagacAATACAAAAATCCACACTTGCCTGTAAAGGCTGCAGCCCATGGTCCAGTATCCATCCATGAAGAGATTGACAGCTGCAAACAGTAACATCATGGCCACTGGATCATTAAAGAGACGCAGCACAAAGATGGAGTGGATCCGATATGAGGCACAACACACAAAGAAGAACACATAGGGAGGGACCTGGAAAAAATTCAGTTCATTAAAAATTATGtactctgagaaacaaacaaacaaacaaacaaacaaaaaaaaacattggtctgttttttttttttttaatacacagcATTAtattaaatggtctgtatttatatagcacttttacccaaagcactttacagtatacatcacattcacacactgatggcggaagctgccatgcaaggcgctcaaccatgacccatcagaaGCAATTTGGGATTCGGAGTCTTGCTCAGGCACACCTCGACATGAGGTCAACAGGCCGAGgatgaactggcaaccctcaggctacaagacgactaCTGTACCCACTGAGCCGCGCTGCCCCGTTTGCTTAGTGTTGTGCTTTACACAAGCTGGTTTTTAAGTCATGGTGGAAAGTTGCAACAGATGTTTCTGCGACTTAACAATAGACTCACCTTCTTAGTGCGGCAATATATCCTGAAGACGAGCAGAAGTGTGATGAGGTAGAAAACTGCAAACATGTACTGGCCCATGCGAATGTTCACCCCATGATTGGTAATGTAGTATAGCGCTGTGAAGACGTAGACAAATCCAGCTGGATACCTGCAATAACAAAGTCTTTTTCTCAACAAGAGTCCCTACACTGAAGGACAGAGAGACCATATTTAAAGGTTTTGATACTCACACCAAAGGCCCAGTGTCTCCTTTAAGCTGGGTGTAGTCATAGGTACCGTTGATTActccctccacctcatccatgTAGGCTTTCCAGTCGATCTCAGTGTCTGCAGTAAATGACATTAGTGATCATACAACAGTGACTGCAATATATGGCACATACTGAAACAGTTCGCTTTTGTCTAACttactttatataaaaaagaaagtttaccTGACCATACAAGTGATACTGATAATTGttacagaaacatttcttttacttgtagatgaataaaatcataaaatatacTTGCAATTACttagatatttttataaatcagtTCAAATTTCTTTGCTTATTTATCATAGGaatatgaataattaattattcaaaCGTATTACTGAAGAATATTGAAAATTTTGCATATTTATCTTGCATCTAAACAATTTTTTATTATCGTGTAGATCTTACACAGATATTATTGCACTAATGCACAACACAATTCTTTAAATTGCCACCGGACTGAAATTATATTACTATACTATTTTGATATATGGTTTGTACATTCATGGAAGTTGTTGGAGTTCTATGTATTAGCGCATAATGAATGCCCAGTGACATAATG harbors:
- the alg3 gene encoding dol-P-Man:Man(5)GlcNAc(2)-PP-Dol alpha-1,3-mannosyltransferase, with translation MAGGTRRKSPVSPSPLWGTLQTLWQDKHLVLFKTEYTLLVVSVLWFMEIGINLWVIQKVAYTEIDWKAYMDEVEGVINGTYDYTQLKGDTGPLVYPAGFVYVFTALYYITNHGVNIRMGQYMFAVFYLITLLLVFRIYCRTKKVPPYVFFFVCCASYRIHSIFVLRLFNDPVAMMLLFAAVNLFMDGYWTMGCSLYSLAVSVKMNVLLFAPGLLFLLLSEFGLIRTIPKLSLCAGIQLLLGLPFLLENPVGYVTRAFDLGRQFMFKWTVNWRFLPEWLFLNRYFHLILLAAHLLILLFFAFRRWKRSEESIFELFKEPNKRKIPAQKSTVDQMVLILFTSNFIGMCFSRSLHYQFYVWYFHTLPYLLWSGGVKKLAHLLRVLILGLIELSWNTYPSTNSSSAALHVCHLIILLSLWLAPPLPSAPPETHEHKAVKDKRH